One Oceanispirochaeta sp. genomic window, CCCGGGGGATCAGTAGATCGATATACTCATTCATGCTGAACATTTCATTGACATCGTCCCGGGTTTGCACCAACTGTATCCATCCGTAAGGGAGACCGGCGGCTACTGTCGATTCATTGATGATCCGGGTGAGGATTCGGTTTGTTTCAGACGCCTCCGAGCCGCCCTTAAGGAGAAGGGCATTCCCGCTTTTGAGGCAGAGAGAGGAGATTTGAACAAGCGCATCCGGTCGGGATTCAAAGATGATCCCGGTGACACCGATGGGGCAGCTGATACGGTATAGTTCAAGCCCGGGCTCCAGCTGTGTAGCCATCAGGGTTTCTCCTACCGGATCGGGCATTGAGATCAAGCTTCTGACCCCTTCGATGACCTGAGAAATCTTTTCTGAATCGAATTTGAGTCTCTTCAAGAGTGGTCCGGCCAGATTCTCCTTCACACTCCGCTCGTAGTCTTCCTGATTGGCCCGGATGATGTCATCCTTGTTGGATTCCAGGGCTGAAGCCATGGCTTCCAAAGCCCTATTTTTTATTTCAGAGCTCAGAGTTGCCAGTGTAAAGGAGGCTTTCCGAGCCTCTTTTGCTCTTTCCAATATTGTCATAGCTCTCTCCCCTTCATGCAAATGCCTTCCTCTGGTTTAGCATAAACAGCTGCTTTTTTCAACGAGGCTTACGAGGCGTGCTCTCTGATCCTCTGAAGAATACTGTTCATAATTTTATTGAGTTCAACAAAGTTTTCAGCCCTCCTTATCTCCCCTGTCAGAAGCTGAATCAGTAGGATCGGGAATGATAGTTTTCACAATGAATCCCATGACTATCGTACCGATCAGTCCGAGGGCCAGGAGAGTCATTCTAAAATGTAAATGGGAAATCCTATAGAAAGACAGGGAAATCATGGTCCACATCACAAGGATACTCAGGAGTTTCACCCGCAGACTCATCCCTTTCTCTCTCTCGTACTGACGGAGGTACTTTCCGAAGACCCTATGTCTCACGAGCCTTAAATAGAGGGTTTCAGAACTTCTGAGAAAGAGTCCTGCCGAAAGAAGTATAAAGGGTGTGGTGGGCAGGCCCGGTAGAATGATTCCCAGACCTCCCAGACCTAAGGACAGAAAACCCAGAAAAATGAGTAGAACTTTAACCAAGACGCACCCCCTGCTCCCAGTATAATCATTTTTTATATGCCCTGTCTTTTTCTTATGTGTTTGAAAAAATATGTTTATAGGCATCCTGATGATGACTCTTGGAAAAGTCTGTCAGACTGTAGGCAAAATCCTTAAAAAAGAGTCTATTAAGCCGCTTCCTGTCCACTTCTTCTTTCAGAATATTCAGGGCATCCAGAGGCTTCATGGAGTTCCTATACATCCTGTCATCATTGGTTATGGCTTCATAGGAGTCTATGATTGCCAGAATCTGTCCAATCTCAGAAATGCTGCTCTTTCCATGGGGGTATCCATTACCATCCAGTTTTTCATGGTGTTCCAGGGCTCCCGGAATGGCAATATGCACAGAAGGGTCATTAGACTGGAGAATCTCAGCCCCCAGTAGAGTATGACTCTTCATAATCGAAAACTCATAGTCAGTCAATTGCCGGGGAGACTTTAGAATATCGGTGGGGATTTCTGTTTTTCCTATATCATGAAACAGAGCGGTCAAACCATACTCTACAGTCTTTTCCAAACTCTTTTTAGTATAAAAACAATACCCCACAGTCAAGGCCATGACATTGATGGAATGAATCGTTGTTGTGTAGTCAGAGGGAGAGATTTTAGATAGATTTTTGATGACATCCGGCTGCTTGGAATAATTATCGACAACGACTTCGATTGTATCGGGAATGACTTCCAATCCACCTGAACGAGGTTCATGGAGAGTCTCATCAATAATATTAATCAGATCTTCCTTCACCTTCCCTATACCCTCTTCCATACTCTGATCGAGATTGGAACTGAAACCCTTCTGAACCTGTCTCAGGCATTTGCTCTTATCTTCGGGGCGGATATACAGATCCCCGGTATAGGGTTTATCCTTGAGGAGGTGATCGGTAATATTCATACCCGATGACTTATATAAAAGAACATTGCCGGAAGTTTTGTTCTGGTAGTAGAGGTCAATTTCATCATAGTATTTCAGATTAGATTTTCTAACCGGAATCCATTGTTCGCGCTTAATCGATATCATTCAATTTTACCTGATTATTCAAATATTTTTAATTGATTCTTAAATCTACACTAAACCTGTTTGTTTATCCAATAAATACCACTGT contains:
- a CDS encoding YbaN family protein, with translation MVKVLLIFLGFLSLGLGGLGIILPGLPTTPFILLSAGLFLRSSETLYLRLVRHRVFGKYLRQYEREKGMSLRVKLLSILVMWTMISLSFYRISHLHFRMTLLALGLIGTIVMGFIVKTIIPDPTDSASDRGDKEG
- a CDS encoding HD domain-containing phosphohydrolase; the protein is MISIKREQWIPVRKSNLKYYDEIDLYYQNKTSGNVLLYKSSGMNITDHLLKDKPYTGDLYIRPEDKSKCLRQVQKGFSSNLDQSMEEGIGKVKEDLINIIDETLHEPRSGGLEVIPDTIEVVVDNYSKQPDVIKNLSKISPSDYTTTIHSINVMALTVGYCFYTKKSLEKTVEYGLTALFHDIGKTEIPTDILKSPRQLTDYEFSIMKSHTLLGAEILQSNDPSVHIAIPGALEHHEKLDGNGYPHGKSSISEIGQILAIIDSYEAITNDDRMYRNSMKPLDALNILKEEVDRKRLNRLFFKDFAYSLTDFSKSHHQDAYKHIFSNT